Proteins from one Juglans microcarpa x Juglans regia isolate MS1-56 chromosome 6S, Jm3101_v1.0, whole genome shotgun sequence genomic window:
- the LOC121236622 gene encoding uncharacterized protein LOC121236622 — MLVANFTTKRIFINNGNSADILFWDAFTQMEIGPARKLKGFSGDMVQPVGTITLSILAGKAPHTALTIANFIVMKAPSSYNTILGWLTLNNLKVVTSTYHLIVKFPTAVRVGEIRGEQVLAHESAGVEIGEGGGSHDGSYGPRQRPTTYSPSLPLEKNRSGMSRPLDKWRQTNRWS; from the coding sequence ATGCTTGTTGCCAACTTCACAACTAAGAGAATCTTCATCAACAACGGCAACTCCGCGGACATTCTCTTTTGGGATGCTTTCACCCAGATGGAGATTGGTCCCGCCCGAAAGTTGAAAGGGTTTTCGGGGGACATGGTTCAACCAGTGGGAACCATCACCCTATCAATCCTGGCCGGCAAAGCCCCTCACACGGCCTTGACGATTGCCAACTTCATAGTGATGAAGGCCCCCTCATCATACAACACCATACTGGGGTGGCTGACCCTCAACAACTTGAAGGTGGTAACTTCAACTTACCACCTAATAGTGAAGTTCCCGACAGCTGTGAGAGTGGGGGAAATCCGAGGCGAACAAGTGTTAGCACATGAGAGTGCAGGAGTTGAAATCGGTGAAGGGGGAGGTTCACACGATGGAAGCTACGGGCCACGACAACGTCCCACCACCTATTCCCCAAGTTTGCCACTAGAGAAGAATAGGTCAGGGATGAGCAGACCTTTAGACAAGTGGAGACAAACAAACCGCTGGAGTTAG